One region of Salvia miltiorrhiza cultivar Shanhuang (shh) chromosome 3, IMPLAD_Smil_shh, whole genome shotgun sequence genomic DNA includes:
- the LOC131015724 gene encoding uncharacterized protein LOC131015724 encodes MAETDQVEAIPEQTLRQLAYPTNLNLRPNGITLPVNLFAPRRYDLKPSLLQILPKFNGYPGDDPHTHLQDFEMTIMHQSSDEQQEYVKLILFPFTLVDNAGRWLYDLPADQVESFVKGMWRNDHSLVLAACNGSLMSKTPLEIFQLLGTMAEESRDERHERNLEIPRKTEEKEEMSKLEKTMEKSMNELKELLSGLTIPKKIRQCGLCDATGHQSENCPNFGEDIVDYQLGPPQHHNQKQQQPPYQPPHRRAPWEETIENMAKESEKFRNEIRVGMNQTNQQISHLTKAVAKLEKNAGKLPAMRINPREHAQVVLADFPEGEEKEEELLAEAELILGNLNKSGKDLTAEQTRGSNLTDAPYPGRLRQKAKEREASEMMKMFQKVELSIPLLDAIRKIPKYAKFLKDLCSRKVKMEEEVRYVMRESVSAVIQRKLPTKRKDPGMFTIPCNIGGTNMDKAMMDLGASINVMPLAVYRRLNIGEMRNTRVVIQLADRSNAYLEGVVEDVLIKVGDLIFPADFYVLDTGPETGENAILLGRPFMMTAGTKIDIKTGILTCEFDGVQEEFNIYETMKRK; translated from the exons atggcagaaacCGATCAGGTAGAAGCCataccggagcagaccctcagacaattggcatacccaactaatctCAACTTGAGaccgaacggaatcaccttaccAGTAAACctgttcgcacctcgtcggtatgatcTGAAGCCCTCTTTACTTCAGATCTTACCAAAGTTTAATGGATACCCTGGAGATGATCCTcacactcatctccaagattttgaaatgacaATCATGCATCAATCCAGTGAcgagcagcaagagtatgtcaagctgatactcttcccttttacccTGGTGGACAACGCgggaagatggctgtatgacctacccgcAG ATCAAGtggagagttttgtaaagggcatgTGGAGAAATGATCACAGTTTGGTCCTAGCAGCCTGtaatggatcattgatgagTAAGACTCCGTTGGAGATCTTTCAattgttgggcaccatggcagaagaatcccGCGATGAAAGGCATGAAAGAAATCTAGAAATACCAAGAAAAACTGAAGAGAAAGAGGAGATGTCCAAgctggagaaaactatggagaaaagcatgaacgaactcaaggaacttctaTCGGGTCTAACcataccgaagaagattcgtcagtgtggcctttgcgatgccaccgGGCATCAGTCTGAAAACTGTCCAAATTTCGGTGAGGACATTGTTGAT taTCAGCTGGGACCACCCCAGCACCACAATCAGAAACAACAGCAACCTCCGTACCAACCACCACATCGGAGGGCCCCATGGGAAGAAACCATCGAAAacatggctaaggagagcgagaaatttcgcaatgaaattcgtgtCGGCATGAACCAAACCAACCAGCAGATTAGTCACttgactaaggcagtggccaaaTTGGAGAAGAACGCTGGTAAGCTCCCAGCCATGagaatcaaccccagagaacaCGCTCAAGTCGTGCTAGCTGACTTTCCAGAAGGAGAGGAAAAGGAAGAAGAGTTGTTGGCTGAAGCTGAACTAATTCTGGGAAATCTGAATAAAAGCGGTAAGGATCTAACTGCTGAACAGACTAGAGGTAGCAATCTAACCGATGCACCCTACCCAGGACGCCTGAGACAGAAAGCGAAAGAAAGAGaggcaagtgaaatgatgaagatgtttcagaAAGTGGAGCTAAGCATACCCCTGCTCGATGCTATCAGGAAAATTCCAAagtatgccaaattcttgaaagacctttgttcgAGAAAAGTcaagatggaggaagaagtccgCTATGTGATGAGAGAGAGTGTCTCGGCGGTGATCCAACGAAAGCTACCTACGAAGCGGAAAGATCCAGGGATGTTTACCATTCCGTGCAACATTGGCGGAACAAACATGGATAAGGCCATGATGGACTTGGGAGcttccattaatgtgatgccattggctgtataTAGGAGATTAAATATTGGTGAGATGCGGAACActcgtgtggtcatacagttagcTGACAGATCCAACGCCTATCTTGAAGGAGTGGTGGAGGACGTATTGATTAAGGTcggggatttgattttcccagctGACTTCTATGTTCTAGACACCGGACCAgaaactggagagaatgccatactattggggagaccattcatgatgaccGCGGGAACCAAGATCGACATAAAAACTGGAATTTTGACATGTGAATTCGATGGAGTTCAAGAagaattcaacatctatgaaACCATGAAGAGGAAATAA
- the LOC131016872 gene encoding putative F-box/LRR-repeat protein At3g58880: MLKEKRERLAISTDVSKVDRISVLPKEVLGLILSLLTAKEATATSILCSSWRYLWVLTCKTTMDFDGTQSVRKIIRFMENFGFTDPSVNKACIEPLEEERCKFVRWVDHVIVSNQLLDQRSNLEEFKVYFDLNQTHREKIDDWLTYAFSRKVERLELRLTSLARGIARFYPDSHLCYEFPYKRGNLPNNFEVLKKLCLHLVSVSGEVVQLFLEKCPLLEQVSVSGSQALLSLEIVATFPSFKCLEISLCHYLKSVVLRDSNVVTIKYSGKIIPFVLVNVPLLTKLWIKALLLGPSRLKDVVGMFSPVLPQLEMLKIYPSHIYWEESQEFVSAVEMCNLKQLVVNIGYYYRDTDSLLSFVNLINAAPCLERFVVEAVHQDSKKDKSLDGACARNYTLRPRVNVHVKEVEFVGYRGVFNHLELIMHFVEKDVALKNIIIDPRSFKYHLHRQWDRIYRHEVEDGVFAMAYAKEQLKEHVPSRINVKIL; this comes from the exons ATGTTGAAAGAGAAGCGGGAGCGATTGGCCATCTCTACAGATGTATCCAAG GTTGATCGAATTAGCGTGCTACCGAAAGAAGTATTAGGGTTGATATTGTCTTTGTTGACGGCCAAGGAAGCTACTGCAACTAGCATACTTTGTAGTTCATGGAGATACTTGTGGGTCTTAACTTGTAAGACGACGATGGATTTTGATGGCACACAATCAGTACGTAAGATTATTAGATTTATGGAAAATTTTGGATTCACGGATCCATCAGTGAACAAGGCATGTATAGAGCCATTGGAAGAGGAAAGGTGTAAGTTCGTTAGATGGGTTGATCACGTCATAGTGTCGAACCAGCTTTTGGATCAGAGGTCCAATCTCGAGGAATTCAAAGTGTATTTCGATCTAAATCAAACTCATAGAGAAAAGATCGATGATTGGCTCACTTATGCTTTCAGTAGGAAGGTTGAGAGGTTGGAGTTGAGGTTAACCTCTCTAGCAAGGGGTATTGCTAGATTTTACCCCGATTCTCATTTGTGTTACGAGTTTCCATATAAAAGGGGGAATTTGCCGAATAATTTTGAGGTGCTTAAGAAGCTATGTTTGCATTTAGTGAGTGTGAGCGGTGAGGTTGTGCAGTTGTTTCTGGAGAAGTGCCCTCTGCTCGAACAAGTGTCGGTGTCTGGATCCCAAGCACTTTTGTCTCTGGAGATTGTTGCAACTTTTCCCTCGTTTAAATGCCTTGAAATAAGCTTGTGCCACTATCTCAAATCAGTCGTGCTTCGGGATTCAAATGTTGTCACTATAAAGTACAGCGGCAAGATAATACCATTTGTGCTGGTCAACGTGCCTCTCCTTACTAAACTTTGGATCAAGGCATTGCTTCTTGGTCCTAGTCGATTGAAAGATGTTGTTGGCATGTTTTCGCCTGTGCTTCCACAGTTAGAGATGTTGAAAATATATCCATCCCACATCTATTGGGAG GAATCACAGGAGTTCGTTTCAGCTGTTGAGATGTGTAACCTTAAGCAATTGGTGGTGAACATTGGGTATTATTACAGAGACACAGATTCACTCTTATCCTTTGTTAATTTGATAAATGCGGCACCTTGCTTGGAGAGATTTGTGGTGGAG GCTGTACATCAAGATAGCAAGAAAGACAAGTCGTTGGATGGTGCTTGTGCTAGAAATTATACTCTGAGGCCGAGAGTCAATGTTCACGTTAAGGAAGTAGAATTTGTTGGTTATCGTGGCGTGTTTAATCATTTAGAGTTGATTATGCACTTTGTGGAGAAGGATGTTGcactaaaaaatataattattgatCCACGGAGTTTCAAGTATCATCTGCATCGGCAGTGGGATCGCATTTATAGACACGAGGTTGAAGATGGAGTATTTGCAATGGCTTATGCAAAGGAGCAACTTAAAGAGCATGTCCCTTCAAGAATAAATGTGAAGAtcctttaa